In Caldisericum sp., the genomic stretch GATCTCTCGCTACGCTCAGGATAATTTTGAATTATGTTTTTATACAGGTATTGACAAAAATTTATTTTTATGTATAATTAAATTAGAATTTAGAAAAATTATAAAATAGGAGGTGAGAAGATGGAAGAAGTTAAAAGATTACCTTTATTAGGGGAAAAATTCCCAGAATTTACTGTCAAAACAACACATGGTGTAAAGAAATTACCAGATGACTACAAAGGAAAGTGGCTTGTTTTATTTAGCCATCCTGCAGATTTCACACCAGTATGCACAACTGAATTTGTTGCATTCGCAAAGAGATACGACCAATTTAAGAAACTCAACACAGAACTTCTTGGACTTTCAATTGACCAGGTTTTCTCTCACATTAAATGGGTTGAGTGGATTGAGAACACCTTAAAGGTGCAAATTCCATTCCCAATAATTGCAGATGACAGAGGTCAGGTTGCTGAAGCACTTGGAATGCTTCATCCAAACAAAGGCACAAACACAGTAAGAGCAGTATTTGTTATTGATGATAAAGGAATTCTAAGGCTTATGCTCTACTATCCTCAGGAACTTGGAAGAAATATGGACGAAATTTTAAGAATTGTTGAAGGCTTACAACTTGCAGATAAAGAAGGCGTTGCAATCCCTGCAAACTGGCCAAACAACGAACTTATTAAGGACGAAGTTATTGTTCCACCAGCGGCAGATGTTGAAACTGCTTCAAAGAGGATGAAGGAATACACCTGCTACGATTGGTGGTTCTGCCACAAGAAAGCAAAATAATAGAAGTTATAAAGACAATAAAGGCGGGGCAAAAACCCCGCCTTTTATGGTTAAGACTCCTCCTTTTTCATTTACTTGAAGTTCTCTTTTCCAAATTCGTAGCCTCTGTTAAATGCCTTGATGTTGAGGTTCACATACTGAGGCTTAAAACTTTCTTTTATTGCTTCCTCTATAAATTCCTTTTCCACAGGAAAATTTGGGACCGATGCGCCAACACCAAGAATAACCATATTTGATAAAATGCTATCGCCAACTTCTTTTGCAATCCCTTCTGCATCAACAGGAATTACAACTTTTAAATGTTTTTTAAGCTCGTTAATATATTCAGCGCTTGTTAAATACTCGGAAATTCCCAAAGACGCAGTAAATGGAACGATCTCAGCAGTATTTACAACAGCAATTGTATTTTCGTTCATCTTTGGAAGACTTCGCAAAGCTTCAAGCGGCTCAAAAGCAAGAAGCAAGTCTGCGCTTCCGCTTTTTATAATCGGACCATTTACATCGCCTATACGCACTTCAACAGGCACAACACCGCCCCTTTGAGACATACCGTGGATTTCAGAAGTAACAACATTAATACCTTTTTTGATACATGCCTGCCCTATTACAATCGAAGTTTTTACAACTCCCTGACCACCAACACCTGTAATATAAATGTTATATTGCATACCTCACCTCGAGTATATGATAACAATAATAAGAAAAATTGCAAAAAACTTTTTTCTCTTACTTATCCTTCAATTCCTTTAGCATTTCTTTAATTTCCTTAAGTTCAAGGTAAGACCTGTAAGAATTTAAACTGATGTTGTGGAGCCAAATAAATGGAAGAATAGCAAGAGCAATCACAATAATCACATAAACTAAAACTAAACTACCCGCTAATAATCCACCGTACATTTCTACCTCCTTTTAAAATAATTACATTAACATTATAATGAATCTGGAGGAAAAAATGGAAACAATTCCAACAATTTATAAAAGGCTTTGTCCAAACTGCGGAAATGACGTAACTGATGAAAGGTTAAAATTGGGTCTTACATGCGAGATTTGTCTTGATAAGGTTGTCCCAAAAGAAAAAATTTGCGACTACCTTAAGATAGAACAATTTAAAGCCGTATGCACTCTTAGAAAGCACATTGCAAACTTCAAGGAGAGTTTCAAAGAAACGTTTGGAATGGATTTATCAACCCTGCAAGAGATGTGGGCAACAAGATTCTTCCTCAATAACTCCTTTGCACTCATTGCACCAACAGGAATCGGAAAAACCACTTTCGGGCTAACCCTTTCAAAATACATTACCGAAAGAAATCTTGGCTTTGTGTATCTTATCTTTCCAACAAATATCCTCGTAAAGCAAGCAAAGGAAAGGCTCATAAAATACGGCGTAGATGAAAATGATATCGTTGCATACGACTCAAACCTCCCGAAAAAGGAATTGCAGGTTCTAAAATCACGAATAAATGATGCAGACTTTAGAATACTCATTACAACAACAAACTTCCTCTACAAGAATTTTGATTCAGTTCCAAAGGGGCTATACTCACTTGTCTTTATAGATGATGTTGATTCGGTCTTAAAAAACTCAAAAAATATCGATAAAATTCTCAAACTTCTTAATTTCAATGACGCTGACATTGATAAGACAATGAATCTCATCAACCTAAAAAGAATGTTCCTCAGTAAGAAAATTGATGAGGATACTCTTAATAGAGCGCAGGAAGAGGTTGCAAAGATAAAGGAGAAAAGAAAAGGCGTTTTAATTGTGTCTTCTGCGACAACAAACCCGAAGTCCAAGAAAGTCCTTCTTTTTAGAGAACTTCTCGATTTCGAGGTTGGAAAAGTTGTTTCAACTTTAAGAAATGTAATCGATGCATATAAATTGACCCAAAAAGACCTTATAGAGGAGGCAATTTCAGAGATTAAAAGGTTGGGTAAAGGAGGGCTTGTCTTCTTAAATACAGATTATACAAGCGACGATCTTGAAAAATTTGTGCATCTTCTTAATAAAAACGGCATAAAGGCTGCCTCTTACGAAAACCTCTCAAAGGTGTTAGAAGACTTTAAAGAAGGAAAAATCGATGTCCTTGTTGGCTTTTCAACATACAGAAACCCGCTTGCAAGGGGTATTGACCTGCCTTCGGTTATAAGGTATGCGCTTTTTGTTGGTGTGCCAAAAATGAAGTTTAACCTTGATGCAAAAGAAAGTGGAAGGGGCATATACTATGCAATATTGATGCTTATGCCACATATTACAAAAAGAAAAGTCCTGTCTGAAACCGAAATCGCAAAGGTTAATAGATACCTTAACATCCTCAAAAAATCCACCTATGCAATCGAAGAAAGTGAAGAAAATCCTCTTAAAAAAGCATACGAAGAGGCGGTAAGCTTCTTTAAAGAACTTCTCCAAAGGCAGGAAATTCTTGAAATCATAGAGACGACACCTGAGGTTGCCCTTGTAAAAAAGGGAGACACCTTAACTTTTGTGATTGTTGATATTACAGGTTATATCCAGGCATCAGGAAGAACTTCGCGCCTCATTGCAACAGGCCTTACAAAGGGGCTTTCTCTTGTTTTAACAAATGATATGAAGGCACTTACTGTGTTGAGAAAGAAGTTGAAGTGGTTTGTTGAAGAAGTGGATTTAGTGCCATACGAAAGCCTTGACCTTGATAAACTCATAAAAGAAATTGATGAAGATAGACGAATCGCAAAGGAAATTGAGAAAGGGAAAATCCCAAAAGAGGGCTTCAAATTCAATACAAAACTTGTAATAGTTGAGTCACCCAACAAGGCAAGAACAATTGCCTCATTCTACGGGAAACCTTTAAGGAGACGCATAGGCAACCTTGATGCATTTGAAATAATAATGAAGGATACAATCCTTACAATTGCCGCATCAAAAGGACATGTGCTCGACCTCAATAAGACCGAAGGTTACTTTGGAGTGCTTAAAAGGGATAATACATTCATACCACTCTTTGAGCCCATTGATGAAGATAGAGAAAATATCCTTAGGTCCTTAAGGAGGCTTTCGCTTGAAGTAAATGAAGTGCTTCTTGCATCTGACCCTGACACAGAGGGAGAAAAAATTAGTTATGATCTGTGGTTAAATCTCTCTCCTTTTTCAAAAGACATAAAGAGAATTGAGTTTCATGAAATAACAAAACACGCCTTTGAAAATGCAATTAGAGATTCAAGAGGTATCAACATAAACCTTGTTAAAGCACAGTTTTTAAGGAGAATTGCAGATAGGTTTGTTGGTTTTACCGTGTCGCAATACATCCAGAGGGAAAAGGGGCTTAAGACACTTTCTGCAGGAAGAGTTCAAACGCCAGTGCTTGAGTGGATTGTTGAGCGTGGAACAGAGGCAAGCAAAAAACAAAACTACCTAAAGGTGTTCGTAAACTCATACCCTGTTGAATTTAAACTTCCGAAGCCTCTTGAAGAAAGCGAACTTGATAACATTAGAAGCATAAATATAAGGGTAAAAGATAGGAAAATTGAAGACTTATTCGTTAAGCCGTTTGAAACATTTACGCTCCTTAAGGAGGCATCAAACAAACTCAAAATCCCCGTATATACAACGATGCAACTTGCTCAAGACCTTTTCGAAATGGGATTTATAACCTACCACAGGACCGATAGCATCAGGGTAAGCGATGCAGGTGTCTTTGTTGCAAAGGAATATATTACGGAGCATTTTGGAAGTGAATTCCTGAAGATAAGGCAGTATTCAAACATTGGAGGTGCACACGAGTGTATTCGTCCAACAAGAGCAATGGATGTAGAGGATTTGAAATCCTACCTCACGATGAACCCGGTTTTAGGGATAACGCCGCTTCACCTAAAACTCTATGACCTCATATTCAGACAGTTTATTGCATCGCAAATGAAAGAAACAAAAGTAGAAAAGGGAAATGTCCTTTTTGAGATAGCACTTGAAGACAAACACCTCGAAACAGAGGAAGAAGTAAATCTTTCTATTGTAGAGGAAGGTTTTAATAAGATTTTGCCGGTTGAAGTTTATGCAATTGAGGATGGAACATATCCTGTTCAAAAGAAAGTGCAATATAGAAGAAGTGAAGTGCCCTTCTATACGCATGCAACAATAATTCAAGAAATGAAAGAAAAAGGTATTGGAAGACCGTCAACATACGCAATAACAATCGAAAAACTCATCCAGAGAAGGTATGTAATAGATAAAAAAGGATACCTTATACCAACAAGGCTTGGAATTGAAGTTTTACGCCTCATAAAGAAAAATAAGAAGGTTTCGCCTTTTGTAAGCGAAGACTACACAAAAGAGCTCGAAAACAAGATGGACGAAGTTGAAGCGGGCCTCAGGGACTATAATACAGAAATTGGAGAAATATTCAGGAACCTCGAACTCGAAAAACTTGTAGAATTAACATATACAACAATCGAAGAGTAAATCTGTGATATAATTTAGCGATGGAAGAAAAATTTGATGCAATTGCAAACGAATACGACAGTTGGTTTGAAACACCAATTGGAAAAGTCGTAAAAGAACTTGAATTAAATGCACTTCTTGAGGCTGTAGGCGACCTAAAAGGGAAAAAGATGCTTGAAGTTGGCATTGGAACAGGCTTATTTGCTATGGAATTCAGGAAGCGCGGTGCTGAAGTTTATGGGATCGACCCAGCATACAACATGCTTAAGATTGCTCAATCTCGAGGTTTCGAAGTAAAATTTGGCTACGGCGAAGCAATCCCATACGAGGACAAAACATTCGACATAGTCCTTTCTATGACTTCAATGGAAAACTCAAAAGACCCAGACAAGTTTGTAAGCGAGATGGTGCGTGTTGCAAAAGATAGTGGGCGTGTTGTAATAGCAGTGCTAAATGCAATTTCTTTTTATGGTATCTCAAGAAGAATAAGGGGCATGTTTAACCCAAACGACCTATTTAGAGGCATGCACTTCTATACCTACTGGGAATTAAAAGGGCTTATGCAAAAGTACCTCTGTAATGTTGATGTAAATTCATCGGTATTTTTTAATCCATCGCCTCCGCAATTCGTACTTAACAACGCACAAAAACTCGAGCAATTCGGAAGGCGTTACCTTAAGCCCTTTGGGGCACTGCTTGTAGGAAGGGGGACAAAATGCTTATAACAGCACAATTTTCAGTATATCCCTTGAAAGTTGAAAACTACGGGGATTATGTTTACGAAGCAGTTAGAATTGTAAAAAGTTTTGGGCTTGAAGTAACAGTTGGGGCAACGAGTTCTGTAACATACGGAGACTCAGAAGTCATCTTTAAGGCGTTTAATGAAGTTATGAAACAATTCGAAGGGAAAATTCACTTCGTCTTCGTAATAACGCTTTCGAATGCATGCCCTAAGCCATAGGCAGGTAACTTAGAATGGTATACTTTTTCTATCCTTCAAGAGAAACCCTCGAGGTAAGTTTAACAGGAACAACCTGCAGCCTTAACTGCGCTCACTGCAACGCACAGTACCTCAAGGGAATGAGAACAAAAGAGGATATCCTTAATATCCTTGAAAAGAATCCCGGAAGATTCAAAAGCATCCTTATTTCAGGCGGGTCAACTCCAGAAGGAAAAGTGCCTTTAATTCCTCATATGGATTTTATTAAAAAAGTTCATTCGATGGGACTTAAACTAAACTTCCACACAGGGCTCATAAGCGAAGAAGAGATAAGAGCAATAAAGCCTTATGTTGAAAGAATTTCTTTTGACTTTGTTTATGATAACAGAGTAATTCAGGATGTATATAACCTCAAAGACAAAACAAGGGAAGACTTCGAGAAAACTTATCTTCTTATGAGAAGAATTATTGGCGGGCGTATAGAAAATGATGAGGGGCTTCCGCAGTCCCGTGTTGTGCCACACATAACCCTTGGACTAAAGTGTGGCGAAATCGACTCAGGCGAAGAGGACACCATAGACGAACTTGCTTACATTAAGCCAACGATTATCGTGATAGATGTTTTTATACCAACAAAAGGCACCCCCTACGAAAACTGCCCCACCCCAGACCTGGACAAAGTCCTTTCAATGATTGACAAGGCACATCGAAGGACATCCCGCACGACAACCCTTTTCCTTGGCTGTATGCGTCCTTTTGGAGAATATAGAGAAAGGCTTGATGTTGAGGCATACAAATTAGGTGTTAAAGGATTTGTCCTCCCCTCAAAAGCACTGAGGGATTTGGTAAAAGAAAATAACGAGGAAGTGAAGGTATTCAATGAGTGTTGTGCCCTTATATAAAGAAGAAGTACTTGAAAAAGATATAAGGGTCTCTATTGGAAGCCTTGCACTCCTTGGCTTAAAGGATGTAAAAATATTTGCAAAGCCAACAACAATTTATCTTATGGTTGAGGAGCGTTGCCTCTATAACTGCCTTTACTGTGCACAGTCAAGAAGTTCAAAGGCAAACATTGAAAACCTTTCAAGAGTTACATGGCCAAAAGAGAAGTTTAAAAATGTGCTTAACGCACTTATTACACACGAAAACGATTACAAGCGGATTTGCTTCCAGGTTGTAAACGGCAAAAACTATTACGAAGACCTTGTGGGATTCTTGAAAGTTCTCAAAGATGAAGGTATTCAAAAGCCAATTTCTATCTCCATAAGAGAGCCAAATTTAAAACACATAAGAGAACTTTTTTTACTTGGTGTAGAGCGCATTGGTCTTCCAATTGATGTTGTTTCAAAGGAATATTTTTCTGAGATTAGGGGGGGCAATTTCGAAGAAAGCGTAAAAGGGATCCTTGAGGCTTCTTCTGAATTTAAAGGAAAGATAACAACGCATATAATAGTAGGGCTTAAAGAAACAGATTTTGAATTATACGATGCAATGAAAATGTTTTTTGAACACAATGTGCTTGTTTCACTTTTCGCTTTTACTCCCGTAAAAGGGACACCCTTAGAAAACCATCCAAAAGTACCAATTGGACGTTACAGGAAATTTCAGTTTGTAAGGTCTCTTTTCTTTAAGAAGATTTCCTTTAAGCCAGTTTTTGACGGCACTAACCTTACAGGCATTGAAATGGATCTCGATAAGGATAAAATCCTCAATCTTTTAAATGACCCTTCAAATTACATAACTCAAGGCTGCCCAAACTGTAACAGGCCTTTTTATAACGAGATGCCAAAGGGACCATTCTACAACTTCCCGGAAAAGCCAACTGATATGAGTTTCGTTTTTAAGGACTTTGTAAAAGAAGTCTTTGATGGAAAAGTCATATTCAAGTGATGATAATAGTTTCAAAAAACTAATACTTCTCCTTGAGGTAGGCGCATTTCTTCACGATATCGGAAAACTTTCACGGTATTTCTTAACATCGAAAGCAAAAGGAATAAAGGGGCTTGATTTTCACGGACAGATAATCTTTATAGACCTTATGCAAAACCGTGTGCCAAAAAATCTCTATATCTTCCTTAACATTGAAATCTATAAATTCTTAGGAATTAATCCATCAAGTTTGCCTTTTGAAACTGATTTTACACTCCTCCATATGATCTGCGCACATCATGGTTGCAATAGATGTTTAAGAAAACCGCCCTGCAACCTTAAGGACAAAATTGAAGACTACAAGATAATGGCACTTTTAAAAACCTTAGACCATATGGACGCATCAAATCCGCTTGACTCAGGAAAACAGGGCTACAGGGATGTATATATCGATAGGTTCTTTGAGGATCCCATAAGAATTGATATAGACGCACTTGATAAAAAACGCATAGAACTCTACAACAAATTGGATTCTGCACTTATTGATGCTCACTTTGAAAAGGATTTCGATATAAAGTCCTTTAGAAAAAAGGTGATTGAATATTCAAAGGAACCGTTTTTGGGGACACTTTCAGAAACACGCCTCTTTGCAAATGATATTACCCTTTTTGACCACTCGTTTGCAACAGCAACTTTAATGAAAATGTATCTCAGCGCATTTTTCAATTTTGGTATGCCTTTTCCGAACTCCTTCTCGAGGGTAAATTACTCCTTCGTAAAGTCGAGTGTAAAATCCTTAAATATGATTGAAGAGGAACTTGCACTTTCAAATGTTATAATTTTAGATCGTGATTTTGTAATATTCCCGTATCCTTATCTAAACAATAGAAAAGTTAGGAAGGCACTTCAAAAACTTCTGGGTGATTTTGAGGTCATAAAAGACCCTTATGACTTATTCCCACAATATAAAGAATACCTTATGTCGCTAAAGGTTAAAAACATAGAGGACATAAAAGAAGGATACGACTACAAAAAGGCAATCTATGATATTAAGAAGGTTGTTTACTTTGCAATGCTCGAAGAAAAGGAAAAATTGTTATCCAAAATGAAAAGTTTTACACGGCACATAAGGAATGTCTCAAACGGCGTAAAAAAAGACAGAGTGAATTTTGTAAAATTCCTTAAAAAACTCGTTGAATTAAAGCGCCTTAAAAAGCATATCGACTCATCGCCAACAGCAGATGAAATAAGAAAGTTTCTTAAAGTGCGTTCCTCAAAAGAAATCGAACCTTCAATTGAAGAATACTTTGACCTTATAACCTCACCAATACGCCCGCCATCGCCAAAAGAGATGTCAAAGATGTTTTTGAAATACTATAGAAAAACTCATTCGTTTAAAAAAGTCCTCGCACACTTTGTCATAACAAGACCAATGACTCTTGGAAGGGTAGTTGCATTTTCTCGCCTCGTTTACAGAGACCCACAAAACACGCATAAAAACTAACCTTATAAAAATCGTCCTTCTCAGAAGGATAAAAATTATAAAATTTGTCCTTGACAGAAGGATAAGTTTCCTAACCTGGGGTGGTTTTCCAGAAGTAGCACTTGCGAACACAGACTTCGAAAAGAAAAAAATTCTTGAAGAATACCTGAATGCAATGTTCTTTAAAGACATTGTAGAAAGATACGAAATATCAAACTTGCCGCTAATAAAGACGCTTTTTGACCAGCTTTTTTCGTCATATTCTACTAAAATCTCACTAACAGCAATATACAAGCAGTATAAAGATAAACTATCATTTTCTAAGGATTCTCTTTTTGAATACTACAGATACTTCCTTGAAAGTATGCTTGTTTTTGAGGTAAGAAAGTTTACAGACTCTGTATATAAAAGGGCAAGAAATCCTGCAAAATTATATCTTGTAGATGTTGGACTTGCAAAGGATACATTTTCAAAAAACTTTGGAAAAAGACTCGAAAACATAGTTTTTATTGAATTGAAAAGAAGAGGTTACGAGATATTTTACTTCGATGAGAAAAGAGAGTGCGACTTTATTGCTAAAAAAGATAACGAGTTTATACCAATTCAAGTAACCTATGAATTGAACGATTTAAACAGAACAAGAGAATTAGAGGGAGTTGTAGAAGCATGTAAATTTCTCGGGGTTAAAAGAGGCTTAATTTTAACAAATGAAGACGAGGAAGAACTCAAATTTGACGATATAATAGTAGATGTTATACCAGCTTACAAGTGGTTACTTAGTCAATCCTAATACTTTTTTGAGGTATTGCCCGGTGTAGGATTTTGGGTTGTTTGCAACTTCCTCTGGAGTGCCCGTTGCAACAACATAACCTCCACGCTCTCCCCCCTCAGGACCAAGGTCAATAATATAATCTGCAGACTTTATGACATCAAGGTTATGCTCAATAATAATGACCGTGTTCCCCTGATTTACAAGTCTCTGAAGAACATCTATGAGTTTGTGAACATCTGCAAAGTGAAGCCCTGTTGTTGGCTCATCAAGAAAATAGACAGTCCTGCCGGTGCCCCTTTTTTGAAGTTCAGAAGCAAGTTTTACCCTCTGCGCCTCGCCACCTGAAAGCGTTGTTGCAGATTGCCCCAACTTTATGTAGCCAAGCCCAACATCGTCCAGAAATTGGAGTTTTCGCTTGATCTCAGGGATATTCTCAAAGAATGCAAGGGCTTCCTTTACGCTCATCTCAAGCACATCAGCAATGCTTTTGCCTTTGTATTTTATTTCAAGTGTCTCCTTGTTATACCTCTTTCCGTGGCACACCTCACAGGGCACATAAACATCAGGCAAAAACTGCATCTCTACCTTAATATAGCCGTTACCTTCACACGCTTCGCATCTTCCACCTGGCACATTAAAACTGAATCTTCCAGCCTTGTAGCCCTTTGCCTTTGATTCAGGAAGGCTTGCAAAAAGTTCCCTTATGGGTGTAAATGCACCTGTATATGTTGCAGGGTTCGAACGAGGCGTCCTTCCAATCGGCGACTGGTCAACCATTACGACTTTATCAATATACTCTATACCTTCGATTTTATCGTGTTTGCCAGGTTCTTCCTTTGTCTTATAAAGTTTCTTCATTAGCGCCTTATAAAGAATGTCATAAATAAGTGTGGATTTTCCAGAGCCAGATACACCTGTAACACATATGAATGTGTGAAGTGGAAAGGCAACATCGATATTCTTGAGGTTGTGTTCCCTTGCGCCAATTACTACAAGAAATTCACCGTTTCCTTTTCGCCTCTCCTCTGGCACAGGTATCTTTAACTCCCCCTTCAGGTATTGACCCGTTAAAGACCTATGCTCGTTTATAATGTCCTGAAGAGTTCCTGTCTTAACGACATATCCGCCCTCTTCACCTGCTCCAGGTCCAATGTCGATTATGTAATCTGCTTCTCTTATTGTCTCCTCATCGTGTTCAACAACAATTACAGTATTTCCAAGGTTTCTTAGTTCTTTAAGGGTGTTTAGAAGTTTATCGGTATCCCTTGGATGAAGCCCAATTGAAGGCTCATCGAGCACATAGAGGACACCAACAAGTTTCGAGCCTACCTGGGTTGCAAGACGAATCCTTTGCGCTTCGCCACCTGCAAGCGTCTCGGAGGGTCTGTCGAGGGTAAGATAGGATAAGCCCACATCAAGCAAGAATTTAAGCCTGTTTTTTATTTCCTTTATAATCTGGTGCGAAATCATTTTTTCCTTTTCGGTCAGTTTCTTTTCAAGATTTATGAAAAATCTGTACGCTTGATTTACAGACATAGAAGTTAAGTCTGCAATGTTTATTCCGTCAACAGTAACTGCAAGGGCTTCTGGTTTTAACCTTTTTCCGTGGCACACAGGACACTCGACACGCCGCATAAACTTCTCATATTCCTCTTTCATATTTTCCGATTCTGTTTCGTTATAACGCCTCTTAAGGAGATTAACTATACCTTCGAAGTATGTTGAAAAACTGTAAGTTTCGCCATTCTTTGAGGTGACTCTAACAGGAGTTTTTCCCTCTGTCCCATAGAAAATTACATCAAGTTCGTCCTTCGAAAGTTTCTTTAATGGCTTGTAGGTATCAATACCGTATTTCCGAGCAACCTGTAAAAGAATCTGAAATGTGTAGGTATCAAAGCCCCTAAAACCTGGTATTTGAATAGCGCCTTCTTCCAGGCTCAGATTCCAGTCACGCACTATTAAATCAGGGTCTGGCTCAATTTTAAAGCCAAGCCCAGTACATTCAGGGCAAGCGCCATAAGGAGAATTAAATGAAAATAAACGTGGCTCAATCTCTTCAATGGAAAACCCGCACACAGGACATGCAAATTTAGATGAGTAGAGATATTCCTGCCCTTCTTCGTCCCTCACTTTAACCACACCATCGCCTTCGCTAAGGGCAAGTTCAATCGAATCTTCGATACGGCTTTTTTCATCATCCACAACAACCACTCTATCAATAACGAGGTCTATATCATGCTTCTTGTTCTTATCGAGAGGGATTTCCTCCTGAAGTAAGTGCATTTCATTATCCACTCTTACTCTCACATATCCCTTTTTGAGATACTTTTCGAAAAGTGCCTTGTATTCTCCTTTTCTTCCTCGGACAAGAGGCGCAAGGATTTCGATTTTTTTATGTGGAAGGTTCTTAAAAATCTGCTCGACAATCTCGTCTGGTGTTTGCTTTTTTATTTCAGTGCCGTCATTAGGGCAATGCGGAACGCCAATACGTGCATAAAGAAGCCTGAGATAATCATAAATCTCGGTCATTGTGCCAACAGTTGAGCGAGGGTTTTTGCTTGCGCTCTTTTGGTCAATTGCAATGGCAGGAGAAAGCCCTTCAATCACATCGACATCGGGCTTTTCCATAAGACCAATAAACTGCCTTGCATATGCAGAAAGCGACTCTACATAACGCCTCTGCCCCTCTGCGTAAATCGTGTCAAAGGCAAGAGAAGATTTGCCAGAACCTGATACACCCGTTATAACAACAAGTTTATTACGAGGAATGGTAAGGGTGATGTTCTTGAGATTGTGAACCCTTGCCCCTTTTATGTAAATGTCATCTCTCATATTCTGCAATCCAAACAAAGAAATACACAAAAACGATTATGGAAATGTAATTGAGGATTATTGGAAATATATACTCTGAACTTGCAATTGCACCAAAAACGGATACAACCGCAACAATAACGGAGTAAATGCTTCCTATTGTAAGAGATGCCCTGAAATACTTTTTAAAGTCAAGAAGGCTCTTTTTCATGGCTTCGAGGTAAGGATAATTTGTAAGTTCAAATGGAAGTCTTGCAAAAAGCACCATAGGAATAATCTGGCTTATGAATATGAGAAACATAACTAAATGGATGTCCTGAAGATTGTTAAGGACGGGGACCATAATGAAATAATTTATAATAAACTTTAGGATAGTAATTGTAAGAATGCCGTAAAAAGGAGCAATTGTTTTAAAGTTTTCAACGAGCGGTATGCTTGCAAGGAACACTGTTTCAATTCCAATGTAAGTTATGGGTAAGAAAATATTAAACACTTGGGATAAAATACCAGGCAA encodes the following:
- a CDS encoding ATP-binding protein, coding for MHFLASFTETHKTRIKTNLIKIVLLRRIKIIKFVLDRRISFLTWGGFPEVALANTDFEKKKILEEYLNAMFFKDIVERYEISNLPLIKTLFDQLFSSYSTKISLTAIYKQYKDKLSFSKDSLFEYYRYFLESMLVFEVRKFTDSVYKRARNPAKLYLVDVGLAKDTFSKNFGKRLENIVFIELKRRGYEIFYFDEKRECDFIAKKDNEFIPIQVTYELNDLNRTRELEGVVEACKFLGVKRGLILTNEDEEELKFDDIIVDVIPAYKWLLSQS
- the uvrA gene encoding excinuclease ABC subunit UvrA, which translates into the protein MRDDIYIKGARVHNLKNITLTIPRNKLVVITGVSGSGKSSLAFDTIYAEGQRRYVESLSAYARQFIGLMEKPDVDVIEGLSPAIAIDQKSASKNPRSTVGTMTEIYDYLRLLYARIGVPHCPNDGTEIKKQTPDEIVEQIFKNLPHKKIEILAPLVRGRKGEYKALFEKYLKKGYVRVRVDNEMHLLQEEIPLDKNKKHDIDLVIDRVVVVDDEKSRIEDSIELALSEGDGVVKVRDEEGQEYLYSSKFACPVCGFSIEEIEPRLFSFNSPYGACPECTGLGFKIEPDPDLIVRDWNLSLEEGAIQIPGFRGFDTYTFQILLQVARKYGIDTYKPLKKLSKDELDVIFYGTEGKTPVRVTSKNGETYSFSTYFEGIVNLLKRRYNETESENMKEEYEKFMRRVECPVCHGKRLKPEALAVTVDGINIADLTSMSVNQAYRFFINLEKKLTEKEKMISHQIIKEIKNRLKFLLDVGLSYLTLDRPSETLAGGEAQRIRLATQVGSKLVGVLYVLDEPSIGLHPRDTDKLLNTLKELRNLGNTVIVVEHDEETIREADYIIDIGPGAGEEGGYVVKTGTLQDIINEHRSLTGQYLKGELKIPVPEERRKGNGEFLVVIGAREHNLKNIDVAFPLHTFICVTGVSGSGKSTLIYDILYKALMKKLYKTKEEPGKHDKIEGIEYIDKVVMVDQSPIGRTPRSNPATYTGAFTPIRELFASLPESKAKGYKAGRFSFNVPGGRCEACEGNGYIKVEMQFLPDVYVPCEVCHGKRYNKETLEIKYKGKSIADVLEMSVKEALAFFENIPEIKRKLQFLDDVGLGYIKLGQSATTLSGGEAQRVKLASELQKRGTGRTVYFLDEPTTGLHFADVHKLIDVLQRLVNQGNTVIIIEHNLDVIKSADYIIDLGPEGGERGGYVVATGTPEEVANNPKSYTGQYLKKVLGLTK